ACTTTAGTGAATCATCCAAGTGAATTGCTGACCATCCCCATTCCTGTCCCGACCGTATTGGCGGCCAAAGTCGATCCCGATCTCGTTTTAATAACTACTCTACCTCTCCTGATAGTGGGTGAATGCGAGAATCTATCCCGTCTCACCGTGTCCGGTCTGGCAGCAGTCAGCCGACACTTGATGAAAGAATCGAACGACCCTGTGGTACTGAAAGCTATGGGATTTCGTGGTAATTGTTTACAGGCCCCAGCCGAGTGCTCCATTTGGACTTCCTTTTGCGAAGTTCAAATGATTCAGACGACGATCCTTTTTCTGACTCAGCCGCAACAACCAGACGTTGTCGAAATCCCTGTGGCCCTTGTCAAACTGGAGGAACACCTGAAGCAGCCGATTCGGATGCACAATGTCGTTAAACGATGGCAGGTGGAAGAGCCTCGTTCAGCCGCAGGTGGACAACTCAAAAGACAAGAGATACAGAAGCTGGCTGGTGCCTTGCTGGACCACACCTATGCCGAAGGGCCCGACATGACATTGGCCGACCTTATCCTCTTTCCATGCGTGACCCTTTTGTCCGAGCGACTATCGATTCTTGGCGTCCATTTGGCCGACCACTTGCCTCGAGTGGCTGGTTGGCTGACAACAATGAAAGTTTTGGTGAGTCCAGCGTGGAGCCAAACGGTAGGTGAAATGCCATTTCCCGATATTGCGTCGTTGAGGATTCAGTCTCATCCGACGGTCAAAGTCCCTAGAGCCAAAGAAGCCAGCCTGTACAAGAAAGACGCTGCACGACGCACAGGCACTGCGGGTAACTTGAGTGCCGAAGAGGTAGCCAGGGTTATCGACCTGTTGAAAAGACAACGGCTGATGTGGTTGCAAGATGATGTCGAAGGCGGAACTGCTGGAGTGACCACCGATTTGCCGGAAGGCTTGATTAGCCACATCGACGTGACTCCTTGCTCTGATTTCACGGCCAAGATTGACTGGTCAGCTCTACCCGATCCGGCCCACCCTCAGCAAGGCCACGTGCCCGGTAAATATTCTTTGATTCACACGTGTGAAATGAGgggaaatattgattttttcatttaaacgCTAGGTTCCCGTCTCGATCGAAAAATCCAGCAGTTAGATGGGATGGCGGCAGCTGTTGTCGACGCTGTATCAGTGggcgacgtcgtcgtcgatttCTGCTCTGGTGGTGGTCATTTGGGCATTTTATTGGCCTACCTTCTGCCCCGCTGCCGTGTCATTATGGTCGATAATAAAGAAGAATCTATTCGCAATGCTCGGCAACGAGTTGCCCAACTGAAATTGGATAACGTCACCATCATTCAGAGTAATTTGGACTATTTTCGTGGGCGTTTCGACTTGGGTGTCGCCTTGCATGCGTGCGGAGTCGCCACCGATCTCGTCTTGCAAACCTGCTTGACCCAGCGGGCAGCCTTCGTCCTTTGCCCGTGCTGTTACGGAAATTTGGCCCACCCGGATTTACCTATTCAGTATCCGCAAAGTCAATTGTATTGCAGTCGCGATATTCCGGCCGCTGATTTCTCCGTTCTGGCACGGATGGCCGACCATATCACGCCGACTGGTCGGATGGCCATGGCTGCCGTCGATTTGGATCGAATCGCCAGAGCTTCTCAAGATGATTACCTTGTTAAATTGATAAAACTGAAACCAGATTTGTGTTCTCCCAAACATGATCTCCTCATTGGAATCCCATCGAAGCAACACAGAACAAAGTCTTAGTATTTTGAAttctgtatttttcttttctttttctcgtagATAAATCAGTGCCGAATAGGATGAAATacaatttagtttttaaataatacagTCCAAAGTAATTGTTTCGTCTTGATCCACGTTTCTAGAAAGAGTTTTCCCTACTAGCAGATCAAGATGTTGAGGGGGCCAGCCGACAGGCTGACCGACTTTAACGGTTAAATGTTCGCTGCAAAGTTGAACACCGGCTTCCAATTTTTGTGTACACACGACCGACTTGCCCAACTTTTGATGGCACGGCTCCTCAGATGGCTGTTTAGACTTGACGACCGAGCCCAGAGCTTTCTCGATTGTACGTATACCTTCGACCAGAGACCTATATAGAATGGGATAATCAGGCTCAGTTTTTCGAGGAAAATACGAGTGCAATACGCTACTTCAATTCTAAAGGATCAAGTGAGCAGGCGTGGTCGTTGCCTTTCCACGACTTGTCCAAAGTTACGTGTCGCTCAATGACGTGAGCTCCCAGAGCTGCAGCGGCTAAAGTTATAGAAAGTCCTAATTCGTGACCGGAATATCCGATTGGAGATCCTGGAAAGTGGTCCCTATAGGATTGCATCACTCTTAAGTGAACTTGGTCCTCTGGAGTGGGATAGGAAGAGGTGCACTGTAGTATGCAGACCCTGGGATTACAGGCATTCATTCTTTCCATGGCAGTTTTGACTGTTTGCATGTCTTGCATTCCTGATTGAAAACAaggttttgtcgtttttttctgttgctgAACTACTTGAGATGTGTACCTGTAGAATATATAATAGGTAGTTTGGTCTTGGCAGCTTTCTCCAGCAGAATCAAGTTATTGGCATCCCCTGAACCCATCTTTATGAATGGAACTCCTAAGCTGACTAGGAAATCTAACGATACCTATTTATAGAAAAATCTAAAGTTTTATTCaagtaaattaaacaaaacaatgtaGAGTTACTTCGTCCATGGCTGAGGCAGTGAAGTGTATGTTTATCAAAGAGGCAAATGTCATCAGTTCTTTATATTGGTCTTCTGAAAACTCCAAGAATGTTTTGTGTTCCCCGTAAGTTGAAGCCCAAGCATGTGGGCTCTCATAGTGACGGGCCAAGACTGACTTGGTGAATTTGGAATGCAAATCTGATTTCTGAAACTTGACGCAGTCAGCACCACAGTCCTTGGCCATCTTTATGAGTTTCTTGGCTATCTCAATATCTCCTTGGTGATTTTGTCCAATTTCAGCAATGATGAAGCATGGGTGACCATCACCAATCCATGTATTGTTGACCAACTCAAAACTGCGCGCCGTCATTGTTTTGTAATATCCGATGGTCGATAAGCGAAAATATCAGTAGGTAAGACACATCAACCAACCTACATAAACAAAGTTAAACATCACAGTTCAagaatatatttgaaaaaatatgattaaaatGAACTAACCTTTATATATGATACACTATCGTATTTAATTGAACAAGCTTCCTACTTTTTAACTGTTTAAAATTTCCCAAACAAATTtcacaatagccgcaaggcatAAGCATCAAATCGATTCAGGTCCCCTGTCGAGAGTTGACAAACctcaataattaaatgaattttaagcAATTCCAgttaaaaatatcatttatgagtctaaataaaaataattgtaatatATTCATgcataaaacaataaaattaacgcttaaaaaaggaattaaaattattattcgaCATTCATGTAGGAGGAGTGATGAAGTGAGAAGAGTCTTCCTCTCATGAGCGGTCGTCCAGTTTCTGTCTAGAGAAAAGCTACTCTGTCTTTTCTTATTGAACTACGTCAAGAATGGTGGGTGCtagttctcttttttatctgAAAACATCGGTTTTATATTATGGTTTATTTCAACATCTACTTTTTCCATCAATTTTTGCAGCTTTTCAACTTCATTTacatattcttttcttcatttgttggTTACTAATTCATGTGTTCGTTTCATTATTGTGCAGGCTCGCGGACCCAAGAAGCATTTGAAGCGTTTAGCCGCGCCGAAGTCATGGATGTTGGATAAATTGGGTGGTGTTTTTGCTCCACGACCAAGCACAGGCCCACACAAGTTGAGGGAATCACTTCCCTTGGTTGTTTTCCTTCGTAACCGTCTGAAGTATGCCTTGAACAACTCTGAAGTGACCAAAATCGTCATGCAAAGGCTCATCAAAGTCGACGGTAAAGTCCGTACCGACTCCAACTACCCAGCCGGTTTCATGGGTAAGTGTTACTTTTCTTGTGACTGTTGATTTCTGTTGTGACATTTGTACTCTTGATCTGTAGACGTTATCACCATTGACAAGACTGGTGAATATTTCCGCTTGGTATATGATGTCAAGGGCCGCTTTGCCATCCACAGAATTACTGCTGAGGAGGCTAAGGTATAATTATCAAATGCTTTTGTGAagtatattttcattaatataatttttttttttttgcagtacAAGCTTTGCAAAGTTCGACGCGTTCAGGTTGGACCCAAGGGAATCCCCTTCATCACCACCCATGACGGACGCACAATCCGTTACCCCGATCCATTGGTTAAGGTTAACGATACCATCCAGTTGGACATTGCTACCAACAAAATCATGGACTTCATCAAGTTCGACTCTGGCAATTTGTGCATGATCACTGGTGGTCGTAACTTGGGGCGAGTCGGAACCATCATCAACCGTGAACGTCACCCTGGTTCTTTCGACATTGTCCACGTTAAGGATGCTCTTGGCCACCTTTTTGCCACCAGGTAGTTATTTGTTTCTGTATTTGTTTTGCCTGATCGAAGCCAGCAATGTCAGTCTAAACTACTGCCTGTTGGTCATAAGTGGCatatataaaatgttttatatgGTCGCAGTCTAGTCATGCCATACTATTCTTGCATTACCCAATAATAACAACAGTTGTATGTGAGTTGATTTTACTAACAGTTCAGATTCTAATGATTTCTTGTATCAATAGGTTGAATAACGTCTTCATTATTGGAAAGGGTAGCAAGGCTTACATTTCTCTGCCTCGCGACAAGGGTGTTAAGCTGAGCATTGCGGAAGAAAGGAACAAGCGCTTGGCTGCCAAAGCTGCCGCTTAAATGACTTATTTCGAAGCTGAAGCCGTGTGTAATTTCCACCCGATGAATACACGGTGTTGGCTGTAATCATTGCTTTATATTGGTTTTGTGTTACTATTAACTTTTTGTTAGTTTTAGTTgtcttattaactaattgagCAGCTTATTAGGTATCAACC
This region of Daphnia pulex isolate KAP4 chromosome 9, ASM2113471v1 genomic DNA includes:
- the LOC124202998 gene encoding uncharacterized protein LOC124202998; its protein translation is MIEKCTKKRMLISIALLIGLSIAIVLLEHHLTQNSHHTSHFHANHSGNHSGNQCWLNGEKITVLEDCHPCTEFEKNSQSVGSCVATGYKEKIRCETSGDTYRSCERVLWLEERRFWTLEIAAKVDPDLVLITTLPLLIVGECENLSRLTVSGLAAVSRHLMKESNDPVVLKAMGFRGNCLQAPAECSIWTSFCEVQMIQTTILFLTQPQQPDVVEIPVALVKLEEHLKQPIRMHNVVKRWQVEEPRSAAGGQLKRQEIQKLAGALLDHTYAEGPDMTLADLILFPCVTLLSERLSILGVHLADHLPRVAGWLTTMKVLVSPAWSQTVGEMPFPDIASLRIQSHPTVKVPRAKEASLYKKDAARRTGTAGNLSAEEVARVIDLLKRQRLMWLQDDVEGGTAGVTTDLPEGLISHIDVTPCSDFTAKIDWSALPDPAHPQQGHVPGSRLDRKIQQLDGMAAAVVDAVSVGDVVVDFCSGGGHLGILLAYLLPRCRVIMVDNKEESIRNARQRVAQLKLDNVTIIQSNLDYFRGRFDLGVALHACGVATDLVLQTCLTQRAAFVLCPCCYGNLAHPDLPIQYPQSQLYCSRDIPAADFSVLARMADHITPTGRMAMAAARGPKKHLKRLAAPKSWMLDKLGGVFAPRPSTGPHKLRESLPLVVFLRNRLKYALNNSEVTKIVMQRLIKVDGKVRTDSNYPAGFMDVITIDKTGEYFRLVYDVKGRFAIHRITAEEAKYKLCKVRRVQVGPKGIPFITTHDGRTIRYPDPLVKVNDTIQLDIATNKIMDFIKFDSGNLCMITGGRNLGRVGTIINRERHPGSFDIVHVKDALGHLFATRLNNVFIIGKGSKAYISLPRDKGVKLSIAEERNKRLAAKAAA
- the LOC124202996 gene encoding sialic acid synthase-like, translated to MTARSFELVNNTWIGDGHPCFIIAEIGQNHQGDIEIAKKLIKMAKDCGADCVKFQKSDLHSKFTKSVLARHYESPHAWASTYGEHKTFLEFSEDQYKELMTFASLINIHFTASAMDEVSLDFLVSLGVPFIKMGSGDANNLILLEKAAKTKLPIIYSTGMQDMQTVKTAMERMNACNPRVCILQCTSSYPTPEDQVHLRVMQSYRDHFPGSPIGYSGHELGLSITLAAAALGAHVIERHVTLDKSWKGNDHACSLDPLELKSLVEGIRTIEKALGSVVKSKQPSEEPCHQKLGKSVVCTQKLEAGVQLCSEHLTVKVGQPVGWPPQHLDLLVGKTLSRNVDQDETITLDCII